From a single Stigmatopora argus isolate UIUO_Sarg chromosome 4, RoL_Sarg_1.0, whole genome shotgun sequence genomic region:
- the LOC144073150 gene encoding retinoic acid receptor RXR-beta-A-like isoform X2: MSSQQPNSSAPNSPTNVIGSPFSINSPMVSPSLGFGPISHSQLSASGAMSGMHSISSSEDIKPPFGLRPMSAHSPGIMLSQKRLCVICGDRSSGKHYGVYSCEGCKGFFKRTVRKDLSYTCRDNKECLVDKRQRNRCQYCRYQKCLAMGMKREAVQEERQRNREREGELEFSMGINEEMPVEKILEAETAVEQKTELHSDAGSAGNSPHDAVTNICQTADKQLFALVEWAKRIPHFCELPLDDQVILLRAGWNELLIASFSHRSIALKDGVLLTSELQREGALSAGVGAIFDRESVQSAEVGAIFDRVLTELVNKMRDMQMDKTELGCLRAIVLFNPDAKGLSNTGEVELLREKVYASLEAYCKHKYPEQQGRFAKLLLRLPALRSIGLKCLEHLFFFKLIGDTPIDTFLMEMLEAPHQLA; the protein is encoded by the exons ATGTCTTCCCAGCAACCCAATAGCTCGGCTCCCAACAGCCCCACCAATGTCATTGGATCTCCTTTCTCGATCAACTCGCCAATGGTGTCGCCCTCTCTGGGATTTGGACCCATCAGTCACAGCCAG CTCTCCGCTTCGGGCGCCATGTCAGGGATGCATTCAATCAGTAGCTCTGAGGACATCAAGCCTCCATTTGGCCTGAGACCCATGTCCGCGCACAGTCCTGGGATCATGTTGTCTCAGAAGCGCCTGTGCGTCATTTGTGGAGACCGCTCGTCCG GGAAGCACTATGGCGTGTACAGCTGCGAGGGCTGCAAAGGTTTTTTCAAGAGGACCGTCCGCAAAGACTTGAGCTACACGTGCAGGGACAACAAGGAGTGTCTGGTGGACAAACGCCAGCGCAACCGCTGCCAGTACTGCCGCTACCAGAAGTGCCTGGCCATGGGCATGAAGAGGGAAG CGGTTCAGGAGGAGCGTCAGAGAAACCGCGAGCGTGAAGGCGAGCTGGAGTTCAGCATGGGCATTAACGAGGAGATGCCAGTGGAGAAGATCTTGGAGGCAGAGACTGCGGTGGAGCAGAAGACTGAGCTCCACTCTGATGCAGGCTCTGCAGGCAATTCT ccCCATGACGCGGTCACCAACATCTGCCAGACTGCAGACAAGCAGCTCTTTGCCCTGGTGGAGTGGGCCAAGAGAATCCCCCACTTCTGCGAGCTCCCCCTCGACGACCAGGTCATCCTTCTGCGTGCAG GTTGGAACGAGCTCCTGATCGCCTCCTTCTCTCACCGCTCCATCGCCCTGAAGGATGGGGTCCTGCTCACTTCAGAGCTACAGCGAGAGGGCGCTCTCAGTGCAGGGGTTGGAGCTATCTTTGACAG GGAAAGTGTGCAGAGTGCGGAGGTTGGTGCCATATTTGACAG GGTTCTCACCGAACTTGTCAACAAAATGAGAGATATGCAAATGGACAAGACGGAGCTGGGTTGCCTTCGCGCCATCGTCCTTTTCAACCCAG ATGCTAAAGGTCTGTCCAACACGGGGGAGGTGGAGCTGCTCCGAGAGAAGGTTTATGCATCGCTGGAGGCCTACTGCAAACACAAGTACCCCGAGCAGCAGGGCAG ATTCGCCAAGCTGCTCCTCCGTCTGCCCGCGCTGCGTTCCATCGGCCTAAAGTGCTTGGAGCACCTGTTCTTCTTCAAGCTGATCGGTGACACGCCCATTGACACTTTCCTCATGGAGATGCTTGAAGCTCCTCATCAGCTGGCCTAG
- the LOC144073150 gene encoding retinoic acid receptor RXR-beta-A-like isoform X1, with product MSSQQPNSSAPNSPTNVIGSPFSINSPMVSPSLGFGPISHSQLSASGAMSGMHSISSSEDIKPPFGLRPMSAHSPGIMLSQKRLCVICGDRSSGKHYGVYSCEGCKGFFKRTVRKDLSYTCRDNKECLVDKRQRNRCQYCRYQKCLAMGMKREVVKVVRWIKEDGKDEGWMTVQEERQRNREREGELEFSMGINEEMPVEKILEAETAVEQKTELHSDAGSAGNSPHDAVTNICQTADKQLFALVEWAKRIPHFCELPLDDQVILLRAGWNELLIASFSHRSIALKDGVLLTSELQREGALSAGVGAIFDRESVQSAEVGAIFDRVLTELVNKMRDMQMDKTELGCLRAIVLFNPDAKGLSNTGEVELLREKVYASLEAYCKHKYPEQQGRFAKLLLRLPALRSIGLKCLEHLFFFKLIGDTPIDTFLMEMLEAPHQLA from the exons ATGTCTTCCCAGCAACCCAATAGCTCGGCTCCCAACAGCCCCACCAATGTCATTGGATCTCCTTTCTCGATCAACTCGCCAATGGTGTCGCCCTCTCTGGGATTTGGACCCATCAGTCACAGCCAG CTCTCCGCTTCGGGCGCCATGTCAGGGATGCATTCAATCAGTAGCTCTGAGGACATCAAGCCTCCATTTGGCCTGAGACCCATGTCCGCGCACAGTCCTGGGATCATGTTGTCTCAGAAGCGCCTGTGCGTCATTTGTGGAGACCGCTCGTCCG GGAAGCACTATGGCGTGTACAGCTGCGAGGGCTGCAAAGGTTTTTTCAAGAGGACCGTCCGCAAAGACTTGAGCTACACGTGCAGGGACAACAAGGAGTGTCTGGTGGACAAACGCCAGCGCAACCGCTGCCAGTACTGCCGCTACCAGAAGTGCCTGGCCATGGGCATGAAGAGGGAAG TGGTCAAAGTTGTAAGGTGGATAAAAGAAGATGGAAAAGATGAGGGTTGGATGA CGGTTCAGGAGGAGCGTCAGAGAAACCGCGAGCGTGAAGGCGAGCTGGAGTTCAGCATGGGCATTAACGAGGAGATGCCAGTGGAGAAGATCTTGGAGGCAGAGACTGCGGTGGAGCAGAAGACTGAGCTCCACTCTGATGCAGGCTCTGCAGGCAATTCT ccCCATGACGCGGTCACCAACATCTGCCAGACTGCAGACAAGCAGCTCTTTGCCCTGGTGGAGTGGGCCAAGAGAATCCCCCACTTCTGCGAGCTCCCCCTCGACGACCAGGTCATCCTTCTGCGTGCAG GTTGGAACGAGCTCCTGATCGCCTCCTTCTCTCACCGCTCCATCGCCCTGAAGGATGGGGTCCTGCTCACTTCAGAGCTACAGCGAGAGGGCGCTCTCAGTGCAGGGGTTGGAGCTATCTTTGACAG GGAAAGTGTGCAGAGTGCGGAGGTTGGTGCCATATTTGACAG GGTTCTCACCGAACTTGTCAACAAAATGAGAGATATGCAAATGGACAAGACGGAGCTGGGTTGCCTTCGCGCCATCGTCCTTTTCAACCCAG ATGCTAAAGGTCTGTCCAACACGGGGGAGGTGGAGCTGCTCCGAGAGAAGGTTTATGCATCGCTGGAGGCCTACTGCAAACACAAGTACCCCGAGCAGCAGGGCAG ATTCGCCAAGCTGCTCCTCCGTCTGCCCGCGCTGCGTTCCATCGGCCTAAAGTGCTTGGAGCACCTGTTCTTCTTCAAGCTGATCGGTGACACGCCCATTGACACTTTCCTCATGGAGATGCTTGAAGCTCCTCATCAGCTGGCCTAG
- the LOC144073151 gene encoding macrophage mannose receptor 1-like, with protein MRRMTTTFYLLLISELCSLKTAFSNFHFISQKKTHEEAKDYCQRIHTDLATINNVTAMNNLIASVPNNTVRSWIGLELGNVSRWHWAWSTQNLDFLNWRVGEPKGLGRDSCAAIDPQGEWFESECDTQRSFVCHGNSDVPNDYIFVANAKSWRDAQKHCRDLALDLVSVGSAEENKEVRNLTTDPNVWIGLFRDAWRWSDGSQSSFRYWKPQQPNYGNQNCVAAVFKDDGKWNDLNCGSQRTFICQGPSKVSPNTSTTATTPSNNTTNTSAVVPFMSTAASSTPKINSGDVSDTTQFSNITTTGSGFPLTSGNLTLIRENRTWIESLNYCRERHMDLVYVAGQSTQDRVAHMAQHATSSHIWLGLRYTCNFDLWFWSASSADCYQNWSPGQGPGERSYECGITAAMVATGGHTWVGLPETQRLNFICQEDCAR; from the exons ATGAGGAGAATGACCACAACTTTTTATCTACTGTTAATATCAG AATTATGTTCccttaaaacagcattttccAACTTCCATTTCATCTCGCAAAAGAAGACACACGAAGAAGCTAAGGACTACTGTCAAAGGATCCACACAGACCTTGCTACCATTAACAATGTGACAGCTATGAACAATCTGATTGCCTCTGTTCCAAATAACACCGTCAGATCATGGATTGGGTTAGAGCTTGGAAATGTTTCAAGATGGCACTGGGCTTGGTCTACTCAGAATCTCGATTTCTTGAACTGGAGGGTTGGAGAACCAAAAGGTTTGGGTCGAGATTCATGTGCAGCCATAGACCCACAGGGAGAATGGTTTGAAAGCGAGTGTGACACACAAAGGAGCTTTGTTTGTCACG GCAACAGTGATGTCCCAAATGACTACATTTTTGTTGCCAACGCTAAATCGTGGAGGGACGCACAAAAGCACTGTCGGGATTTAGCTTTGGATCTGGTCAGTGTGGGGTCAGCAGAAGAGAATAAAGAAGTTAGGAACCTGACCACAGATCCAAATGTGTGGATTGGCCTCTTCCGCGATGCTTGGAGATGGTCTGACGGAAGCCAGTCGTCCTTCCGTTACTGGAAACCACAGCAACCAAACTATGGCAATCAGAATTGTGTGGCTGCTGTGTTTAAAGATGACGGCAAGTGGAACGATTTGAATTGTGGAAGCCAACGCACCTTTATCTGTCAAGGCC cCAGCAAAGTTTCACCAAACACTTCAACAACTGCCACAACGCCTTCAAACAATACTACAAATACTTCAGCTGTGGTTCCATTTATGTCCACAGCAGCTTCTtctaccccaaaaataaattcag GTGATGTCTCAGATACAACCCAATTTTCCAACATAACAACGACTGGAAGTGGTTTTCCTTTGACTTCAG GAAACCTGACATTAATTCGTGAAAACAGGACTTGGATTGAGTCCTTGAATTACTGCAGGGAGCGGCACATGGACCTGGTCTACGTCGCTGGGCAAAGCACTCAGGATCGAGTGGCTCACATGGCCCAGCATGCCACATCATCCCACATTTGGCTCGGGCTACGATACACTTGCAACTTTGACCTTTGGTTCTGGAGCGCTTCATCCGCGGACTGCTACCAGAACTGGTCCCCCGGACAAGGGCCGGGAGAGCGTTCGTATGAATGTGGAATAACGGCAGCCATGGTGGCCACAGGGGGGCACACATGGGTGGGTTTGCCTGAGACACAGAGATTGAACTTTATCTGTCAGGAGGACTGCGCTAGATAG